From the Thermococcus guaymasensis DSM 11113 genome, one window contains:
- a CDS encoding class III signal peptide-containing protein, producing the protein MKKGQGSPEHLVMIAVVLIVVAVVLNYILPASKGTPITGIAYIDPELSPEKPGYDHPVTWIVYKYPEGCKATKNCDFYVSVNLHYYPDTGKYKVYVYANGDENKIREIHVQLCNGKSATWYFPEDRGKNKINGAQLTEEDFPCELYVVAYMR; encoded by the coding sequence ATGAAAAAAGGACAAGGTTCCCCAGAACATCTGGTTATGATCGCTGTCGTGCTGATCGTTGTTGCGGTTGTTCTTAATTACATCCTACCAGCCTCTAAGGGGACTCCTATAACTGGAATTGCGTACATAGATCCCGAGCTCTCCCCCGAAAAACCCGGCTATGATCACCCTGTGACGTGGATCGTTTACAAGTACCCTGAAGGCTGCAAAGCCACAAAAAACTGTGACTTCTACGTTTCCGTAAATCTCCACTACTACCCAGATACTGGGAAGTACAAAGTATATGTCTACGCTAACGGAGATGAAAACAAAATAAGAGAGATTCACGTTCAGCTGTGCAACGGAAAATCGGCCACTTGGTACTTTCCTGAGGACAGGGGGAAGAATAAAATTAATGGAGCTCAGCTAACGGAGGAGGATTTTCCGTGCGAACTTTACGTGGTGGCCTACATGAGGTGA
- a CDS encoding metallophosphoesterase, which translates to MVYVAVLANINGNLPALAKALEKIEELKEEGYEIEKYYVIGNIVGLFPYPKEVLDTLDDLIGNNIVKVIRGEFDQAIAASDPHSEGPDYIDRLNYPDYIKKALKYTWEKLDHDGREFIRDLPIYLVDKIGKNDIFGVYGSPLNPFEGQVLPDQPTSYYETIMRPVKEYEILFVASPRYPVNAMTRYGRVICPGSIGYPPGKNHKATFALVDVDTLHAKFIEVDYEDEKKLIEEKIKNEGLPEELIKILYHGKA; encoded by the coding sequence GTGGTGTACGTGGCGGTTCTTGCGAACATAAACGGGAACCTTCCAGCCCTTGCGAAGGCCCTTGAGAAAATCGAGGAGCTCAAAGAAGAGGGTTATGAGATTGAAAAGTACTACGTGATTGGTAACATCGTAGGCCTCTTCCCGTATCCAAAGGAAGTTCTCGACACGCTCGACGACCTCATCGGGAACAACATCGTCAAGGTCATCCGCGGTGAGTTCGACCAGGCCATAGCCGCGAGCGACCCGCACTCAGAGGGACCAGACTACATCGACAGGCTCAACTACCCAGACTACATCAAGAAGGCCCTCAAGTACACCTGGGAGAAGCTCGACCATGACGGTAGAGAGTTCATAAGGGATCTGCCGATTTACCTCGTGGACAAGATCGGCAAGAACGACATCTTCGGCGTCTACGGAAGCCCGCTCAACCCGTTCGAGGGGCAGGTTCTTCCTGACCAGCCGACCAGCTACTATGAGACCATAATGAGGCCAGTTAAGGAGTACGAGATACTCTTCGTCGCATCACCCAGGTATCCGGTCAACGCAATGACGAGGTACGGAAGGGTAATCTGCCCAGGAAGCATAGGCTACCCACCCGGCAAGAACCACAAGGCAACCTTTGCGCTAGTGGACGTTGACACACTCCACGCCAAGTTCATCGAAGTTGACTACGAGGACGAGAAGAAGCTCATCGAGGAGAAAATCAAAAACGAGGGCCTCCCGGAGGAGCTCATCAAGATTCTCTACCACGGAAAGGCCTGA
- a CDS encoding FUN14 domain-containing protein, with the protein MQFDLGGMVGDLGVGGVTGFILGYALKKFMKLVVTIIGAYVLSLFWLQQKGVITINTDKLFNLTGDVTQQVIGLGEKAIGILPGTGAFIAGFYLGFHKG; encoded by the coding sequence GTGCAGTTCGACTTGGGTGGAATGGTTGGGGACTTGGGTGTCGGAGGGGTGACTGGCTTCATACTAGGCTACGCCCTCAAGAAGTTCATGAAACTAGTCGTGACGATTATCGGTGCTTATGTACTAAGTCTCTTCTGGCTCCAGCAGAAGGGAGTGATAACAATAAACACTGACAAGCTCTTCAATTTGACTGGCGATGTGACCCAGCAGGTAATTGGTCTTGGGGAGAAAGCAATTGGAATCCTCCCTGGAACGGGGGCCTTTATTGCTGGGTTCTATCTTGGATTCCACAAAGGATGA
- a CDS encoding PadR family transcriptional regulator encodes MTSPMERLKNKITKEVLWLYILKLLRERPMYAYELKQAIKNAFDFEPATVSSYVVLYKLEKDGYVKARWQEGTGGKPSRKYYELTPEGEKLLEEGLTFLEKTLSKLKENPKKRNENKTTI; translated from the coding sequence ATGACAAGTCCAATGGAGAGATTAAAGAACAAGATCACTAAAGAAGTCCTCTGGCTGTACATACTTAAACTCCTCCGGGAGAGGCCCATGTATGCATATGAGCTGAAGCAGGCGATAAAAAACGCCTTTGACTTTGAGCCTGCAACGGTGAGTTCTTACGTCGTGCTCTACAAGCTAGAAAAAGATGGCTACGTAAAGGCTAGATGGCAAGAGGGCACTGGCGGCAAACCATCAAGAAAATACTATGAACTGACCCCAGAAGGTGAGAAGCTCCTTGAGGAAGGGTTGACGTTTCTTGAAAAAACACTATCGAAACTTAAAGAAAACCCAAAGAAGAGGAATGAAAACAAAACAACAATATAA
- a CDS encoding 50S ribosomal protein L40e: MARFPEAEARLFKKLICMRCGATNPWGAKKCRKCGYKGLRPKAREPRGGGR, from the coding sequence ATGGCGAGATTTCCAGAAGCAGAAGCAAGACTCTTCAAGAAGCTTATCTGCATGCGCTGCGGCGCCACTAACCCGTGGGGTGCCAAAAAGTGCAGAAAGTGCGGCTACAAGGGACTCAGGCCAAAGGCAAGGGAGCCGCGCGGTGGCGGCCGCTGA
- the rpsB gene encoding 30S ribosomal protein S2, translating to MEEYLVPLDQYLAAGVHIGTQQKTQDMKKFIYRVRQDGLYVLDVRKTDERLRVAGKFLARFDPESILAVSVRLYGQKPVKKFGEVTGARTIPGRFLPGTMTNPQVKNFFEPDVIIVTDPRADHQAMKEAIEIGIPIVALVDTENFLSYVDLAIPTNNKGRKALALIYWILAREILYNRKEIESREDFKVPVEDFEMRIIRT from the coding sequence ATGGAGGAGTATCTTGTCCCACTTGACCAGTACCTCGCAGCTGGTGTCCACATAGGAACCCAGCAGAAGACCCAGGACATGAAGAAGTTTATATACCGCGTCAGGCAGGACGGACTCTACGTCCTCGACGTCAGGAAGACCGATGAGAGGCTCCGCGTTGCCGGCAAGTTCCTGGCCAGGTTCGACCCGGAGAGCATCCTCGCGGTCAGCGTGAGACTTTATGGCCAGAAGCCGGTCAAGAAGTTCGGTGAGGTTACAGGGGCCAGGACTATTCCGGGACGTTTCCTGCCGGGAACTATGACCAACCCGCAGGTCAAGAACTTCTTTGAGCCGGACGTCATAATCGTCACCGACCCTAGGGCTGATCACCAGGCAATGAAAGAGGCAATCGAAATTGGTATCCCAATAGTCGCTCTCGTCGACACTGAGAACTTCCTCAGCTACGTGGATCTCGCGATCCCAACCAACAACAAGGGTAGAAAAGCTTTGGCGCTCATCTACTGGATACTCGCGAGGGAAATCCTCTACAACAGGAAGGAAATCGAGAGCAGGGAGGACTTCAAGGTTCCCGTTGAGGACTTTGAGATGAGGATCATCAGGACCTGA
- a CDS encoding DNA-directed RNA polymerase subunit K, whose product MFRYTRFEKARIIGARALQIALGAPVLVDVPEGSTPLQAAIIEFEKGVIPITVIRPS is encoded by the coding sequence ATGTTTAGGTATACCCGCTTTGAGAAGGCCCGTATCATTGGGGCAAGGGCTCTCCAGATTGCGCTCGGTGCTCCAGTATTGGTGGACGTTCCGGAAGGCTCAACTCCGCTTCAGGCGGCAATAATCGAGTTCGAGAAAGGGGTAATCCCAATCACAGTGATCAGGCCGAGCTGA
- a CDS encoding DNA-directed RNA polymerase subunit N, with product MIVPVRCFTCGKVLADKYYEFKKRVEAGEDPGKVLDDLGVERYCCRRTLLSHVELIDQVMVYKVY from the coding sequence ATGATAGTCCCCGTCAGGTGCTTCACCTGCGGAAAGGTGTTGGCCGATAAATACTACGAGTTCAAGAAGAGGGTTGAGGCCGGGGAAGACCCTGGCAAGGTCCTCGATGACCTCGGCGTCGAGAGGTACTGCTGCAGGAGAACTCTCCTCAGCCACGTGGAGCTCATCGACCAGGTAATGGTTTATAAAGTCTACTAA
- a CDS encoding 30S ribosomal protein S9, with protein sequence MRVIQTAGKRKTAIARATIREGKGRVRINHKPVEIIEPEIARFTIMEPLILAGEEIVSKVDIDVKVEGGGFMGQAEAARVAIARALVEWTNDMNLKEKFMKYDRTMLVGDSRRTEPHKPNRSTKGPRAKRQKSYR encoded by the coding sequence ATGAGGGTCATCCAGACTGCTGGAAAGAGGAAAACCGCTATAGCTAGGGCCACCATAAGGGAAGGAAAGGGTCGCGTCAGGATCAACCACAAGCCCGTTGAGATAATCGAGCCCGAGATAGCGCGCTTCACCATCATGGAGCCGCTCATCCTCGCCGGCGAGGAGATCGTTAGCAAGGTTGACATCGACGTCAAGGTTGAGGGCGGAGGCTTCATGGGTCAGGCCGAGGCCGCGCGCGTCGCCATAGCCAGGGCCCTCGTCGAGTGGACCAACGACATGAACCTGAAGGAAAAGTTTATGAAGTACGACAGGACTATGCTCGTTGGCGACAGCAGGAGGACCGAGCCCCACAAGCCCAACCGTTCGACCAAGGGTCCGAGGGCTAAGAGGCAGAAGTCCTACCGTTGA
- the rplM gene encoding 50S ribosomal protein L13 has translation MRIINAEGLILGRLASKVAKMLLEGEEVVIVNAEKAIITGNREDIFAKYKQRTELRTRTNPRRGPFYPKRSDEIVRRTVRGMLPWKTDRGRKAFRRLKVYVGVPKEFEGKELETISEAHMSRLATPKYVTVGEVAKFLGGKF, from the coding sequence ATGAGGATAATTAACGCTGAAGGACTCATACTCGGAAGGCTCGCCTCGAAGGTTGCCAAGATGCTCCTCGAAGGCGAGGAAGTCGTCATAGTCAATGCCGAGAAGGCCATCATCACCGGAAACCGCGAGGACATCTTCGCCAAGTACAAGCAGAGGACCGAGCTGAGAACCAGGACCAACCCGAGGAGGGGTCCCTTCTACCCGAAGAGGAGCGACGAGATCGTTAGAAGGACTGTCAGGGGCATGCTCCCCTGGAAGACCGACCGCGGAAGGAAGGCCTTCAGGAGGCTCAAGGTTTACGTTGGCGTTCCGAAGGAGTTTGAGGGTAAGGAGCTTGAGACCATAAGCGAGGCCCACATGTCGAGGCTTGCCACGCCGAAGTACGTCACCGTTGGTGAAGTGGCGAAGTTCCTCGGTGGAAAGTTCTGA
- a CDS encoding 50S ribosomal protein L18e, whose translation MVKRTGPTDINLRRLIRYLRKKSNEEGVRIWKDIAWRLERPRRQRAEVNISKINRYTKDGDTVIVPGSVLGAGKLEHKVTVAAWKFSETAKKKILEAGGEVLTIEELMERNPKGSGVIIME comes from the coding sequence ATGGTCAAGAGAACCGGTCCGACTGATATCAACCTGAGGAGGCTAATCCGGTACCTCAGAAAGAAGTCGAATGAAGAGGGAGTTAGGATATGGAAGGACATAGCCTGGCGCCTTGAGAGGCCGAGAAGGCAGAGGGCCGAAGTGAACATCAGCAAGATAAACCGCTACACCAAGGACGGCGATACCGTTATCGTTCCGGGAAGCGTCCTCGGTGCAGGAAAGCTTGAGCACAAGGTCACCGTTGCCGCATGGAAGTTCAGCGAGACGGCCAAGAAGAAAATCCTCGAGGCTGGTGGAGAGGTTCTCACCATCGAGGAGCTTATGGAGAGAAACCCGAAGGGTAGTGGAGTAATCATAATGGAGTGA